A part of Bacteroidia bacterium genomic DNA contains:
- a CDS encoding dihydrolipoamide acetyltransferase family protein, translating into MAKFELIMPKMGESIIEATILSWTKKIGDPIEQEETVLEIATDKVDSEVPSPVDGKLLEQRFKEGDVVAVGTVIAVIETETEEDNPGNGNGHPTFEEAKKELVSAGSGVPFLPVDQPVAETVSLSGSASDRFYSPLVLNIARTEGITMGELETIPGSGRDGRVTKKDILAYVSERSAAPVVTPVAATTAISAAQPVVAKAPAITFSHSGEYDIIEMDRMRKLIAQNMVNSKHVSAHVTSFVEADVTNITVWRNKVKNAFEARYNEKLTYTPIFIMAVARALREHPMVNISVDGDKILVKKDINIGVAVALPTDNLIVPVIRHADRLNLAGLSAAVNDLANRARINKLKPDELEGGTYTISNVGTFGNVMGTPIIMQPQVAILATGAIRKIPAVVETPTGDMIAIRQKMFLSHSYDHRVVDGALGGRFVKKVADILESWDINTPI; encoded by the coding sequence ATGGCAAAATTTGAGCTTATCATGCCCAAAATGGGCGAAAGTATAATTGAAGCGACGATCCTCAGCTGGACGAAAAAAATCGGCGACCCGATCGAGCAGGAAGAAACCGTACTGGAAATTGCGACAGATAAAGTTGACTCCGAAGTTCCTTCACCCGTTGATGGGAAATTGTTGGAGCAGCGGTTTAAAGAAGGAGATGTCGTGGCGGTAGGTACGGTCATTGCTGTCATCGAAACAGAGACCGAAGAAGATAATCCCGGCAATGGAAACGGGCATCCCACATTTGAAGAAGCAAAAAAAGAACTTGTTTCTGCAGGATCGGGTGTACCTTTCTTACCAGTTGATCAGCCTGTTGCTGAGACTGTTTCATTGTCTGGTTCGGCAAGCGACCGTTTTTACTCGCCACTTGTGCTCAATATTGCCCGGACTGAGGGCATCACAATGGGGGAACTGGAAACTATCCCCGGCTCCGGGCGGGACGGCAGAGTGACAAAAAAAGATATTCTGGCTTATGTCAGTGAGCGATCTGCAGCACCGGTAGTAACTCCGGTTGCAGCAACCACAGCAATTTCTGCTGCCCAGCCGGTAGTAGCCAAGGCACCCGCTATCACATTTTCTCATTCAGGAGAATACGACATCATTGAGATGGATCGCATGCGCAAGCTGATTGCGCAGAATATGGTAAACTCCAAACATGTCTCTGCACATGTCACTTCATTTGTAGAAGCAGATGTTACCAATATCACCGTATGGCGAAACAAGGTAAAAAATGCCTTTGAGGCCCGATACAACGAAAAACTCACCTATACCCCGATTTTCATTATGGCGGTTGCCCGCGCCCTGCGTGAACATCCTATGGTGAATATTTCTGTTGACGGCGATAAAATCCTGGTCAAAAAAGATATTAATATCGGCGTGGCCGTGGCTCTCCCAACCGACAACCTGATCGTACCGGTGATACGACATGCCGACAGATTAAATCTTGCCGGACTTTCTGCCGCAGTCAATGATCTGGCCAACCGGGCGCGCATCAATAAACTCAAGCCCGACGAACTGGAAGGCGGCACTTATACGATTTCCAATGTCGGCACATTTGGCAATGTCATGGGGACACCCATCATCATGCAGCCACAAGTGGCCATTCTCGCTACCGGTGCTATAAGAAAAATACCCGCCGTGGTCGAAACCCCGACGGGTGATATGATTGCCATTCGCCAGAAAATGTTCCTCTCACACTCTTATGACCACCGCGTTGTCGACGGCGCACTGGGAGGAAGATTTGTCAAAAAAGTCGCCGATATCCTCGAATCGTGGGATATCAACACGCCCATTTAG
- a CDS encoding CinA family nicotinamide mononucleotide deamidase-related protein, producing MTKVFFMTKVSMITIGTELLKGRIVNTNAAEAGLILRKNGYSLDRVVAIADTREAIRDTVEAELAQNDIVLVSGGLGPTKDDITKHTLAELFDSTLVEHQPTLTFLEERYASRNRPMTHLTRLQAMVPDVCQVVPNTQGTAPGMMFHREGKLLFSMPGVPFEMLHMLEHGVIPQMQAHFPVQAFLHRTVRITGVPESVAAERMETIEPQIPGSIEIAYLPRNDGLWLELFTQVPENEAASAEAALDQSAQLVKDLFAHEIYALGEQPLPKEIADIFQKKELTLAVAESLTGGIISAMIVSISGASSFFRGSVTAYAVPVKIQVLGIPGDMIERNNVVSEAVAIAMAEGVRKLLGADIGIATTGLAEQDGETRPHAWLGYSDRFGVDSHHVDFIYKRNVNIERAANEALKLCLKNVRTRFE from the coding sequence TTGACTAAAGTATTTTTTATGACGAAGGTTTCGATGATCACGATCGGTACAGAATTGCTGAAGGGCCGTATTGTCAATACAAATGCCGCAGAAGCCGGACTGATTCTCAGGAAAAATGGATATTCTCTGGACAGGGTCGTTGCGATTGCCGACACCCGCGAAGCCATCCGCGATACGGTTGAAGCGGAGCTGGCGCAAAACGATATTGTCCTTGTTTCGGGAGGATTAGGTCCAACCAAAGACGATATTACCAAACACACCCTTGCAGAGTTGTTTGACAGCACACTCGTAGAGCATCAGCCTACGCTTACTTTTCTTGAAGAACGATATGCCAGCCGAAACCGGCCGATGACTCATCTGACACGCCTTCAGGCTATGGTTCCGGATGTATGTCAGGTAGTACCCAACACGCAGGGAACGGCCCCGGGGATGATGTTTCATCGGGAAGGGAAACTGCTCTTTTCCATGCCGGGAGTACCTTTTGAAATGCTTCATATGCTGGAACATGGGGTCATTCCACAGATGCAGGCACATTTTCCGGTACAGGCATTTCTCCATCGTACCGTCAGAATCACGGGAGTGCCCGAGTCTGTAGCTGCGGAGCGTATGGAAACCATAGAGCCGCAGATTCCCGGTTCTATCGAAATCGCTTACCTGCCCCGCAATGACGGTCTCTGGCTGGAGTTGTTTACACAGGTTCCTGAAAACGAGGCCGCCAGTGCCGAAGCCGCACTTGACCAAAGCGCACAATTAGTAAAAGATCTGTTTGCCCACGAAATTTATGCTTTGGGAGAACAGCCTCTGCCCAAAGAAATCGCAGACATTTTTCAGAAAAAAGAATTGACGCTGGCGGTAGCAGAAAGCCTAACCGGCGGTATAATTTCAGCGATGATTGTGTCCATTTCCGGCGCCTCCAGTTTTTTCAGAGGTTCGGTCACCGCTTATGCCGTTCCTGTAAAAATTCAGGTATTGGGCATCCCCGGCGATATGATTGAGAGAAATAATGTAGTGTCAGAAGCTGTAGCAATCGCAATGGCAGAAGGTGTGAGAAAACTCCTTGGAGCAGATATTGGGATCGCAACCACAGGGCTTGCCGAGCAGGATGGAGAAACCCGCCCCCATGCCTGGCTCGGATATTCCGATCGATTTGGTGTAGACTCACATCATGTTGATTTTATTTACAAAAGAAACGTTAATATAGAACGAGCTGCCAATGAAGCGCTGAAGTTATGTTTGAAAAATGTCCGTACTCGTTTTGAGTAA
- a CDS encoding NUDIX domain-containing protein, whose product MEYEKLPAPRPLATVGGLIFNPEGKILLVRTHKWSDLLGTPGGKMEYGETMEAAFIREAKEETNLDIFDLEFILIQDAYNHPEFYRPSHFLLINFTARTHSTEVILNDEAYAYHWVGLEESLGLDLNQPTRVLVEAVIERQVSL is encoded by the coding sequence ATGGAATACGAAAAGTTACCAGCCCCGCGTCCTCTGGCTACGGTTGGCGGACTGATTTTTAATCCGGAGGGAAAAATTCTATTGGTACGTACTCACAAATGGTCGGATCTTCTCGGCACACCGGGCGGAAAGATGGAATACGGAGAAACGATGGAGGCGGCATTTATCCGTGAAGCCAAAGAGGAAACCAATCTGGACATCTTCGATTTAGAGTTTATCCTGATTCAGGATGCCTACAACCACCCCGAATTTTACCGGCCAAGCCATTTTCTGCTGATAAACTTTACGGCCAGGACCCATTCTACCGAAGTTATCCTCAACGACGAAGCCTACGCGTACCATTGGGTGGGGCTTGAGGAGAGCCTTGGACTCGATCTCAACCAACCGACGCGCGTGCTGGTAGAGGCGGTGATTGAGCGTCAGGTTTCACTTTAG
- a CDS encoding S46 family peptidase — protein MRFQRFIHLLFILFLSLPVFAGEGMWLPLLLQANEAEMQAMGMKITAEDIYSINKSSLKDAIVRFGGGCTGEMVSAEGLLLTNHHCGFSYIQKHSTLEKDLTKNGFWAMSREEEITNPGLTVTFIVRMEDVTQKVLKDIDQAADEESRKTLIAERIASIRAEAVQNTHYKAEIKPFYYGNEYYMFVMEEFSDVRLVGAPPISIGRFGGEADNWLWPRHNGDFSVFRVYSGPDGKPADYSPQNIPLKPRHFLPISMEGVEEGDFTMVYGFPGSTQQYLPSYAVDMIVNVQDPIRIDLREKRLRVLNREMKKSDAIRLQYANKEKSISNGYTKWKGEVRGLTRNHTVENKQIFEQEFMRRINANPDWQKNYGNILSDYESYYQQLTPALKQMLFFQEGGDQIELMDVAWKLAEGLGEILETRNDERKEEEIEKLRRYGRKFFRDYNPDIDRETMGLILESYFKYFSEDELPALIPVINERFGGDFQAYATYVFDNSKFTSERSFNELLNNFDAEAIQSDPAFGLMSSLYQNYFRFAPQYTSLNQKVEQLNRTYMKALREVFPEEPFYPDANLTLRVTYGKVQGMKPNDGVNYKYYTTLGGIVEKGIPGDYDFDIPSRLVDLYHAKDFGPYAHKDGELRVCFIGSNHTSGGNSGSPVINGEGQLVGLNFDRNWEGTMSDVNYDINQCRNISVDIRYVLFVIDKFAGAGYLIKEMKLVGMAPNE, from the coding sequence ATGCGCTTCCAACGGTTCATACACTTATTATTTATTCTATTTCTTTCCCTTCCGGTATTTGCGGGTGAAGGGATGTGGTTGCCACTGCTGCTGCAAGCCAATGAGGCGGAAATGCAGGCAATGGGAATGAAAATCACAGCTGAAGATATTTACAGTATCAACAAGTCCAGTCTTAAAGATGCCATTGTCAGATTTGGCGGAGGCTGTACAGGCGAGATGGTCTCTGCCGAAGGCTTGCTGCTGACCAATCACCACTGCGGATTCAGCTATATACAAAAACACAGTACGCTGGAAAAAGACCTTACAAAAAATGGTTTCTGGGCGATGAGCCGGGAAGAGGAAATTACTAACCCCGGACTGACGGTTACCTTTATCGTAAGAATGGAAGATGTAACCCAAAAGGTACTGAAAGACATTGACCAGGCAGCAGATGAAGAAAGCCGGAAAACGCTGATTGCGGAAAGAATTGCCTCAATCAGGGCAGAAGCCGTTCAAAATACCCACTACAAAGCAGAGATCAAACCATTCTACTATGGCAACGAGTATTACATGTTTGTCATGGAAGAATTTTCGGATGTGCGCCTGGTAGGCGCCCCGCCTATTTCGATCGGGAGATTTGGCGGAGAAGCAGACAACTGGTTATGGCCCCGGCACAATGGCGATTTTTCCGTCTTCCGTGTATATTCCGGTCCCGATGGAAAACCCGCCGACTATTCCCCGCAGAATATTCCGCTCAAACCCCGCCATTTCCTCCCCATATCTATGGAAGGGGTGGAAGAAGGTGATTTTACGATGGTGTATGGTTTTCCCGGAAGCACACAGCAATACCTCCCATCTTATGCCGTAGACATGATCGTAAATGTACAGGACCCGATACGCATTGATCTACGGGAGAAACGACTCCGGGTATTAAATCGCGAAATGAAAAAAAGCGACGCTATCCGCCTGCAATACGCAAATAAGGAAAAAAGTATCAGCAATGGATATACGAAATGGAAAGGCGAAGTCAGGGGGCTGACCCGCAACCATACTGTTGAAAACAAACAAATATTTGAACAGGAATTCATGCGCCGGATCAATGCCAATCCCGACTGGCAAAAAAACTACGGCAATATCCTCTCTGATTACGAATCCTACTATCAACAACTGACCCCCGCCCTAAAACAAATGCTGTTTTTCCAGGAAGGCGGTGACCAGATCGAACTGATGGATGTCGCGTGGAAACTGGCAGAAGGCCTGGGTGAAATCCTCGAAACCCGCAATGATGAGCGGAAAGAAGAGGAAATAGAAAAACTCCGGCGCTATGGACGGAAGTTTTTCAGGGATTACAATCCCGATATAGACCGGGAGACGATGGGGCTGATCCTGGAATCCTATTTCAAATATTTTAGTGAAGACGAATTGCCCGCTCTGATTCCCGTAATCAATGAGCGTTTTGGCGGAGATTTTCAGGCCTATGCCACCTATGTTTTTGACAACAGCAAGTTTACCTCTGAGCGCAGTTTTAATGAGTTGCTCAACAACTTCGATGCAGAAGCTATACAAAGCGACCCAGCCTTCGGCCTGATGTCGAGTCTGTATCAAAATTATTTCCGCTTCGCACCACAGTACACCTCTCTAAATCAGAAAGTCGAACAACTCAACCGCACGTATATGAAAGCCCTCCGGGAAGTTTTTCCTGAAGAGCCTTTTTATCCTGATGCCAATCTCACCCTGCGCGTTACCTATGGCAAAGTACAGGGCATGAAACCCAATGATGGGGTGAACTATAAATATTACACCACCCTCGGCGGAATTGTAGAAAAAGGCATCCCTGGAGACTATGATTTTGATATTCCATCCAGGCTGGTTGACCTTTACCATGCCAAAGACTTTGGACCTTATGCCCATAAAGATGGAGAGTTGCGGGTGTGTTTTATCGGGTCCAATCACACTTCCGGCGGAAATTCCGGTAGTCCTGTGATCAACGGCGAAGGGCAGTTGGTAGGACTCAATTTTGACCGGAACTGGGAAGGAACCATGAGCGATGTCAATTACGATATCAACCAGTGCCGCAATATCAGTGTGGATATTCGATATGTGCTGTTTGTGATAGACAAATTTGCCGGCGCCGGTTATCTGATCAAAGAGATGAAGCTGGTTGGAATGGCGCCCAATGAATAA
- a CDS encoding S-adenosylmethionine:tRNA ribosyltransferase-isomerase, giving the protein MQESINFADIKTSRSIDYLDHILLSDYHYDLPEDRIAQHPLAQRDQSKLLVCREGEISHQIFFQIPEILSPDTLLVFNDTKVIRARLFFHRESGALIEIFLLNPHTPHEVNQAMQATSECVWSCAIGRKKRWKEGEILRQPFSIAGEETILFAQLLDRQQNLVKLSWMPENIPFADILHHLGEMPLPPYINRKADDEDSEQYQTVYANQEGAVAAPTAGLHFTESVLNSLKDKGIGLEFVTLHVSAGTFLPVKHDKVVDHDMHKEQMIIYPDVIERLSNHPGKMIPVGTTSMRVLESIYWLGLQLLRGKTADPDKPFFVGKLEPYDQEKHVLPDRKTALRAVSDFMKSHHMHQWTGETQILILPGYPFHVCDALMTNFHMPETTLMLLVAALVGDDWKKIYAEALQNNYRFLSYGDTSLLFPRLTS; this is encoded by the coding sequence TTGCAGGAAAGTATTAATTTTGCGGACATAAAAACCTCAAGATCTATCGACTACCTGGACCATATCCTCCTCTCCGATTATCACTACGACCTGCCTGAAGATCGTATTGCCCAGCATCCGCTGGCACAGCGGGACCAGTCGAAACTTCTGGTCTGCAGAGAAGGAGAGATTTCCCATCAGATATTTTTTCAGATTCCGGAAATACTTTCGCCAGATACGCTGCTGGTCTTCAATGATACGAAGGTAATCCGGGCCAGGCTGTTTTTTCATAGGGAATCTGGCGCGCTGATTGAAATTTTCCTGCTCAATCCTCATACCCCTCACGAAGTAAATCAGGCTATGCAGGCTACCAGCGAATGTGTCTGGTCATGCGCCATAGGAAGGAAAAAAAGATGGAAAGAGGGAGAAATTCTCCGGCAACCTTTTTCCATTGCAGGAGAAGAAACAATCTTGTTCGCCCAACTGCTTGACAGACAACAAAATCTGGTAAAACTTTCCTGGATGCCGGAAAATATTCCTTTTGCAGACATCCTCCATCATCTCGGCGAAATGCCACTGCCGCCCTATATCAACCGGAAAGCGGATGATGAAGACAGCGAACAATACCAGACGGTCTATGCCAACCAGGAAGGAGCCGTAGCCGCTCCTACAGCGGGATTGCATTTTACAGAATCCGTACTCAACTCCCTCAAAGATAAAGGTATAGGGCTCGAATTTGTAACACTGCATGTGAGTGCCGGGACTTTCCTGCCCGTGAAACACGACAAAGTTGTGGACCACGACATGCACAAAGAGCAAATGATCATCTACCCCGATGTAATCGAAAGACTGAGCAACCATCCGGGCAAGATGATACCCGTAGGGACCACCTCCATGCGCGTGCTGGAAAGCATTTATTGGCTGGGCCTACAATTGCTTCGCGGAAAAACCGCAGACCCTGACAAGCCATTTTTCGTCGGCAAACTGGAACCCTACGATCAGGAAAAACATGTACTGCCCGACCGGAAAACCGCCCTGCGCGCAGTGTCCGATTTTATGAAAAGTCACCATATGCATCAGTGGACAGGGGAAACACAAATTTTGATTCTGCCCGGATATCCCTTTCATGTATGCGATGCCCTCATGACCAATTTCCACATGCCGGAGACAACGCTCATGCTGCTCGTAGCGGCACTGGTGGGAGATGACTGGAAAAAAATCTATGCAGAAGCCCTTCAAAATAACTATCGATTTTTAAGTTATGGCGATACTTCCCTGCTTTTCCCACGATTGACCAGTTAG
- the nth gene encoding endonuclease III, which yields MTEQEKAQFVIDTLDRLYPETPIPLEHTDPYTLLVAVLLSAQCTDVRVNQVTPHLFARAGDPFTMAEVDVDEIREIIKPCGLSPTKSKAISNLSKILIEKYAGHVPQTYEELEALPGVGHKTASVVMSQAFGEPAFPVDTHIHRLMDRWTLSNGKNVVQTEADAKRIFPRESWNKLHLQIIYFGREYCPARGHDPHKCPICSVIGKPELFQQG from the coding sequence ATGACTGAACAGGAAAAGGCTCAATTTGTAATAGATACCCTGGACCGGTTGTATCCGGAAACGCCTATTCCCCTGGAACATACAGATCCCTATACGCTGCTCGTGGCCGTACTTCTTTCTGCCCAATGCACAGATGTGCGTGTCAATCAGGTAACACCGCACCTGTTTGCCCGCGCAGGGGATCCTTTCACAATGGCGGAGGTTGATGTGGATGAAATCCGCGAAATCATTAAACCCTGTGGTCTTTCGCCTACCAAATCCAAAGCCATTTCCAACCTGTCAAAAATACTGATAGAGAAATATGCGGGCCATGTACCCCAAACCTATGAGGAACTCGAAGCACTGCCCGGTGTAGGCCATAAAACCGCTTCCGTCGTCATGTCACAAGCCTTTGGGGAGCCAGCATTTCCTGTGGACACGCATATTCACCGGCTGATGGATCGATGGACGCTCAGCAACGGAAAAAATGTTGTCCAGACCGAAGCTGATGCAAAACGAATATTTCCCCGCGAAAGCTGGAACAAACTTCACCTTCAGATAATCTACTTCGGCAGGGAATATTGCCCGGCCAGGGGACACGATCCGCACAAATGCCCTATTTGCAGTGTGATTGGTAAACCCGAATTGTTTCAGCAGGGATAA